A single window of Rhizobium indicum DNA harbors:
- a CDS encoding response regulator, translating to MDHVDHILIVDDDREIRELVSGYLQKNGLRTSVAADGRQMRSFVDANAVDLIVLDVMMPGDDGLVLCRELRAGRHKAIPILMLTARTDEMDRILGLEMGADDYLPKPFAARELLARIKAVLRRTRMLPPNLQISEAGQLLTFGDWRLDTVARHLLDREGTAIALSGAEYRLLRVFIDHPQRVLNRDQLLSLTQGRDADLFDRSIDLLVSRLRQRLGDDAREPTYIKTVRSEGYVFSVPVEISEPRR from the coding sequence ATGGATCATGTCGATCACATCCTGATCGTCGATGACGATCGCGAAATCCGCGAGCTGGTATCGGGCTACCTGCAGAAGAATGGCCTGCGCACGAGCGTTGCTGCCGACGGACGGCAGATGCGCAGTTTTGTCGACGCCAATGCCGTCGACCTGATCGTGCTCGACGTGATGATGCCCGGCGACGACGGGCTGGTGCTGTGCCGCGAACTGCGCGCCGGCCGGCACAAGGCGATCCCGATCCTGATGCTGACGGCCCGCACCGACGAGATGGACAGGATCCTCGGGCTGGAGATGGGCGCCGATGATTATCTTCCCAAGCCCTTTGCTGCGCGTGAGCTTCTCGCCCGCATCAAGGCGGTGCTGCGGCGGACGCGGATGCTGCCGCCCAACCTGCAGATCAGCGAAGCCGGACAATTGCTGACCTTCGGCGACTGGCGGCTCGATACGGTTGCCCGGCACCTTCTCGACAGGGAAGGGACCGCGATTGCGCTGAGCGGCGCCGAATACCGTCTGCTCCGCGTCTTCATCGATCACCCGCAACGTGTGCTCAATCGCGACCAGCTTCTGAGCCTGACGCAGGGCCGCGACGCCGATCTCTTCGATCGCTCTATCGATCTCCTGGTCAGCCGCCTGCGTCAGCGGCTGGGCGACGATGCGCGCGAACCGACTTATATCAAGACGGTGCGCAGCGAAGGCTATGTGTTTTCCGTCCCGGTCGAAATATCGGAGCCGCGCCGATGA
- a CDS encoding alpha/beta fold hydrolase, protein MSEQINHHRRRFFGMTAIALAAVEFGVAGTAAAQSSATAASVPAIKPGTNTSFEALKQVKAGVLDIGYAEAGKADAPVVLLLHGWPYDIYSFVDVAPLLATAGYRVIVPYLRGYGTTRFLDDQTPRNGQPSALAADMIALLDALDIEKAVIAGYDWGGRTANIMAALWPERCKAMVSVSGYLIGSQEANKKPLPPKAELAWWYQFYFATERGRQGYESNTHDFAKLIWQTASPKWNFDDATFDRSAAAFDNPDHVAIVIHNYRWRLGLVEGEAKYDAYETTLAATPVISVPTITMEGDANGAPHPQPSAYAGKFSGKYEHRTIGGGIGHNLPQEAPQAFAQAVIDVDRF, encoded by the coding sequence ATGTCAGAGCAAATCAACCATCACCGCCGCCGTTTCTTCGGCATGACGGCAATCGCCCTTGCGGCCGTCGAATTCGGCGTGGCCGGCACGGCTGCCGCCCAGTCGTCTGCGACTGCCGCATCGGTGCCAGCTATAAAGCCCGGAACCAACACGTCCTTCGAAGCGCTGAAGCAGGTCAAGGCAGGCGTGCTCGACATCGGTTATGCCGAGGCGGGAAAGGCGGATGCCCCCGTCGTATTGCTCCTGCATGGCTGGCCCTATGACATCTATAGTTTCGTCGATGTCGCACCGCTGCTTGCCACGGCGGGCTACAGGGTGATTGTGCCTTATCTGCGCGGCTACGGGACGACCCGCTTCCTGGACGACCAGACGCCGCGCAACGGCCAGCCGTCAGCGCTCGCCGCCGATATGATCGCGCTGCTCGATGCACTCGATATCGAGAAGGCTGTGATTGCTGGCTACGACTGGGGCGGGCGGACCGCCAATATCATGGCGGCGCTCTGGCCCGAGCGCTGCAAGGCGATGGTATCGGTGAGCGGCTACCTGATCGGCAGCCAGGAGGCCAACAAGAAGCCGCTTCCGCCGAAAGCCGAACTCGCCTGGTGGTATCAGTTCTATTTCGCCACCGAACGCGGTCGTCAGGGATACGAGAGCAACACGCATGATTTCGCAAAGCTCATCTGGCAGACGGCATCGCCGAAGTGGAACTTCGACGATGCGACATTCGACAGGTCGGCCGCTGCCTTCGACAATCCCGACCACGTCGCCATCGTCATTCACAATTATCGCTGGCGCCTGGGGCTTGTCGAAGGCGAGGCAAAGTACGATGCCTACGAGACGACGCTCGCCGCAACGCCTGTCATTTCGGTGCCGACCATCACCATGGAAGGCGATGCAAACGGTGCGCCGCATCCGCAGCCTTCCGCCTACGCCGGAAAATTCTCCGGCAAATACGAGCATCGCACCATCGGCGGCGGCATCGGCCACAACCTGCCTCAGGAAGCGCCGCAGGCTTTTGCGCAGGCGGTCATAGACGTCGATCGTTTCTAG